The genomic window TTCCGGGTCGGCAATTACCGCAAATCTTGCCCCACCTTGCTGATCATCCTGCGGCAATATCGTATAGATACCTGCCAGCGATGTATCCCCCACGGTGAGGCTGGGTTCCGGCTTGCCCAACAGTTGCCGCTCACCATCCGGTCGAATCACTTCGTAGGGAATATTCACTACTTTGGGCTGGTAGGCAATCGGCTTGCCACAAATCAGGTTGTATGTCTGGGCCGATCGTTCAATCAGGTGGGTCATGGCACCATGCACAAACGGCTGGAAGGTCAGGTTGGTTGCAAAATAACCCCACTGTCGGTCTGCAGAAGTGGTCAGCAACAATACCTCACCCAGCCGCAGTTGTTTTGATAACAAAGCAGGCATATTATTGTTGTAACGCAACATTACCTGTCCGGAATTCACATCGGCTGGTTCTTCCACTTCCACTGCTTTGGCTGTCTGGGCGTCTCGAATCTGCAAAAAGGGATCATTGCTGGTCGAACGGAACTTGCCCAGGAACGATTGTAGTGCAATGCTGTTGGGGTCTGGAAAGATTGGCTGATCTTCCGGTGCGGTAAATATTGCCTTCATCGTTGCGGGCAATAAGTTGGCACCACCAGAACCAAGGACACGGTTGTAGATTTCTGGTACCGTGTTATCCCCAGTGGTAATCAGCAATCCATGACCTTCACCCACAAAGTCGGGCAGGTATTTCACAAAATCTTCCGGCACTGCGGTGGGGCCTTGCAACGGGCAATCAACCATCACACAGACATCCATACCGGTCAGATCACCTGCAGAAACATTGGTGGCCTTGATAATCTTTGGCTGAATGTGGTAATTGGGCCGCAATTCTTCCGGAATCGGTAACAGGGCGTGCCCAATGAAATAACTGGCACCCTTTTCTGGATCGCGGTCATCAGGTCGGCCGTCCACCACCAGAATTTTCACGGTATCACGCACCATGATCGCCTTGTCCAGGCGATTATCGTCTGCCAGCGAGTCAACTAAATCTACTACTTTGCTGTTACTTTCATCATTGCCGCCAGAGCCGATGGTGGCTGTTAATACCCGCCAGCCCGCTTTATCAATTTTGGCAGTCAATGTCACTGGCATCACTTCCCCTGGGCCAATTCGTTCCACCGGTTGTGAATCGGCAGTGGTCTCGGCCCCATCGACACGCAGACTGACCGTCAGGTTTCGCAGCTCTACGGTGCCCGTATTTTTCAGCGTCACAATAAATGGCAGGCGTTGTCGGGTGTTGGGGATATCGGTCTGAGTGCGGAGATCGATGATCGATACATTCCGCAGCTCATCTGATTGTGTGTGGATCAGGAAGAATGTGCCACGTGCTTTAATTTCTTCGCACTTCCCACGGATAGCCGCTGATTGATTTTCCCAGCCGGTTCGCTGCATATCGCTGAACAGGTAGATTTCTTTCGAAGCACCCTGGGTGCGATCCATCGCGATCAAAGCTTCTTCGAGTCCCGGCAGAAAATCTGTTGCACGCTGGGTGGCTTTCATATTCTGGATTAACAGGCGGGCCTGATCGAGATTTCCAGGCGAACGTGGGCCCATGCCAACCGCCTGATTGGCACAACCGATCACCTGCACAGTGGAATTGGGGGGCAGTTCATCAATTACCTTCAGGGCACGTTCCTTGGCAATGTCCAGCCGAGTTCGGGTGCCTTCGCGGGTATTCATACTGAAGGACAGATCGAACACAAAAATGGCATCGACCGACTGGCCACGTCCGGTGCCGGACATCGACGTACAACTCGTGGGGCGGGCCAGTGCTATTGCCAGTAACAGCAGCAGCAGAATGCGCAACAACAACAGCACGATTTCCTGAAACTTCAGACGACGACTGGTTTGTTCCATCGCCAGCTTCAGGAATTTCATGGCCCCCCAATCAATCGGCTTGTACCGTGCACGATAAAAAAAGTGCAGGATCAAGGGGATGCTTGCTGCAGCAGAACCGATCAGCATGAGTGGTGCCAGAAAACCCATTCGCGTTTCTTCTCCTGTGACTCGCTTGTTACAAACGACCCATTTGCAGCCGGCGCACCAGGTACGGTGGGAGTGTTTTTTCCAATGGCTGGTCGGTTTCCATTAATTGATAATCAACGCGAAAAGCATCGCACCCCGCCTGAAGTTCTTTCAGGTAGGCCTGCACGGCATTGAGGTAGGCAGGTCGGATCAGGTGGGGGCGGGTTTTCAGTTCTTCGGGTATTTCCAGGCCATCGAATTTCACATTCCCAGTCATCGA from Zavarzinella sp. includes these protein-coding regions:
- a CDS encoding BatA domain-containing protein, which translates into the protein MGFLAPLMLIGSAAASIPLILHFFYRARYKPIDWGAMKFLKLAMEQTSRRLKFQEIVLLLLRILLLLLLAIALARPTSCTSMSGTGRGQSVDAIFVFDLSFSMNTREGTRTRLDIAKERALKVIDELPPNSTVQVIGCANQAVGMGPRSPGNLDQARLLIQNMKATQRATDFLPGLEEALIAMDRTQGASKEIYLFSDMQRTGWENQSAAIRGKCEEIKARGTFFLIHTQSDELRNVSIIDLRTQTDIPNTRQRLPFIVTLKNTGTVELRNLTVSLRVDGAETTADSQPVERIGPGEVMPVTLTAKIDKAGWRVLTATIGSGGNDESNSKVVDLVDSLADDNRLDKAIMVRDTVKILVVDGRPDDRDPEKGASYFIGHALLPIPEELRPNYHIQPKIIKATNVSAGDLTGMDVCVMVDCPLQGPTAVPEDFVKYLPDFVGEGHGLLITTGDNTVPEIYNRVLGSGGANLLPATMKAIFTAPEDQPIFPDPNSIALQSFLGKFRSTSNDPFLQIRDAQTAKAVEVEEPADVNSGQVMLRYNNNMPALLSKQLRLGEVLLLTTSADRQWGYFATNLTFQPFVHGAMTHLIERSAQTYNLICGKPIAYQPKVVNIPYEVIRPDGERQLLGKPEPSLTVGDTSLAGIYTILPQDDQQGGARFAVIADPEEYQALDAMPEDQIDTLLGFRPQHIKDSLAPDVEVESIRNRNEWTVLALGLLLILAVFEAGWAWFCGKAW